The sequence below is a genomic window from Streptosporangium lutulentum.
CGGCCCTTTATCGCGTCAGCGTGGTTTATAGTCCTTAACGCGTGAGTTAAAGGTCGAAGGCGGGTTCGTGGAGCTTCGGGACATCGAGATCTTCCTGGTTTTGGCCGAGGAACTGCACTTCAGCCGTACCGCCGAGCGCCTGCACGTGTCGGCGGCCCGGGTCAGCCAGGCAATCAAGAAGCAGGAACGCGCGATCGGCGGCGATCTGTTCGTGCGCGACACCCGTAACGTCCGGTTGACCCCGCTCGGCGAGCGCCTGCACCGCGACCTCAGGGCCGGGTATCAGCTGATCGAGGACGGCATCCAGGGCGCCAAGGCGGGGGCCCGTGACGCGGAGGCCGGCCTCACGGTCGGTGTCATAGGTCCGCAGGCCCACGACCTCATTCCGGTGACCACCGCGTTCAGGGCGCGCCATGCCGAATGCGGGCTGACGTTTCGCGAGGTGGGCTTCATCGAACCGCTGGCACCGTTGCGGGCCGGCGAGGTCGACCTGCAGACCTACTGGTTCCATTCAGACGACGAGGGTCTGCGGGAAATGATCGCAAGTGAGCCGGACCTGACCTTCGGCCCGGTCGTGATCACCGAGCCGAAGGTGCTGATGACCGCGGCTGCACATCCGCTCGCGCAGCGCGTCTCCGTGTCGATGGAGGATCTCGGCGACTATGCGCTGGTGGGTTTCGAGGGTCTCGATTCGGTTCCCGACTATTGGGTGCGGATCCACTCTCCGTCCCACACGCCTGGCGGCCGTCCCATCCCGCGCGGTCACACGTTCGGCAACTGGGAGGAGACCATGGCGACGGTCGCCGCCAGCCGAAGCGTGTGCCTGGTCTCCGCTGAAGCTATCCGCTACTACCCGCGCCGCCCCGGCATCAGCTTCGTGCCGCTTCACGATGCGCCACGCGGCCGGTGGGGCCTGATCTGGCGCACTGACCGTGAGACCCCGATGGCCCGCGCCTACGTCCAGGTGGCCCAGGACATCGGCCCCCGCCACTTCGACCTGAACTGACACATCACCCCTTTGTGAACCCCAGCGTTAAGAGACGTTGCGGGATTCGCCGTTTTTCTCCGCGCGCCAATTCGCGATATTTAAAACGCGGTCGTATCAGCACCATGTCGGTGCTGTCAGCGGCCGCGTCAGCACGGCAACGACCCAGGGTCAGAGCGGTCGGCGATGGTGGATGCCAAGAACGGTTCAGCGATTGCGGCCTCAAGGCTGGGCGCGATCCCCCCGGGTGCCCCGACCTGAGCAATCCAGATACCCGGGCACCACCAGGACCGCATTTCACCATCCGCCCGTTCACGTGACCTTCAGAACAGATTCAAAGGAGCACACCACCGTGTCCGTCGCCCTTACCGACCAGGACAAGCTCACCCTGCGGACCGCCGCGTACGGCGCCGTCACGCTGATGGCCGCCGCCGATGCCGCCGGCAAGCCCCACAAGGCCGCCACCGACGGCTCCATCGCCCTGGCCTCCGCCACCGGGCTGGTCGGGCACGTGCTCGCCGAGTATCCCAAGGACATGAAGCTGGACGGCAAGTCCGTGGCCGCGATCGCCGACCGGGTGCTGCCGGACCTGACGGCGGCCATGAGCCTGCTCAAGGGGCAGGATCCGGCC
It includes:
- a CDS encoding LysR family transcriptional regulator, whose protein sequence is MELRDIEIFLVLAEELHFSRTAERLHVSAARVSQAIKKQERAIGGDLFVRDTRNVRLTPLGERLHRDLRAGYQLIEDGIQGAKAGARDAEAGLTVGVIGPQAHDLIPVTTAFRARHAECGLTFREVGFIEPLAPLRAGEVDLQTYWFHSDDEGLREMIASEPDLTFGPVVITEPKVLMTAAAHPLAQRVSVSMEDLGDYALVGFEGLDSVPDYWVRIHSPSHTPGGRPIPRGHTFGNWEETMATVAASRSVCLVSAEAIRYYPRRPGISFVPLHDAPRGRWGLIWRTDRETPMARAYVQVAQDIGPRHFDLN